In a genomic window of Verrucomicrobiota bacterium:
- the coaD gene encoding pantetheine-phosphate adenylyltransferase — MRRAIYPGSFDPITNGHLDVICRASRLFDELIVAVASNEQKKTSLFSFAERVDLIEQVCREARNVVVDHFDGLLVDFARRKEASAILRGLRAVSDFEFEFQMALMNRKMEPGVETVFLMPREEYTYLSSSLIKEIARLGGSVDAFVPSCVAKALDAKLRS; from the coding sequence ATGCGTCGCGCCATCTACCCTGGAAGCTTCGACCCGATCACCAACGGGCACCTCGACGTCATCTGCCGTGCAAGCCGGTTGTTCGATGAATTGATCGTAGCCGTCGCCTCAAACGAACAAAAGAAAACCAGCCTCTTCTCGTTTGCCGAACGCGTCGACCTCATCGAGCAGGTGTGCCGGGAGGCCCGGAACGTCGTCGTCGATCACTTCGATGGGTTGCTCGTCGACTTCGCGCGCCGGAAAGAGGCCAGTGCCATCCTGCGGGGCCTCCGGGCGGTGTCCGATTTCGAATTCGAATTCCAGATGGCCCTCATGAATCGTAAAATGGAACCCGGCGTCGAAACCGTCTTTCTCATGCCGCGCGAGGAGTACACCTACCTGAGCTCCAGCCTCATCAAGGAAATTGCACGTCTGGGCGGCAGCGTGGACGCTTTCGTCCCGTCCTGCGTGGCCAAAGCCCTGGACGCGAAACTCAGATCCTAG
- the guaA gene encoding glutamine-hydrolyzing GMP synthase, translating into MSSGEAFSGSKVAILDFGSQYTQVIARRVRECRVYSEILPFNANPKTIRDKGAKGIILSGGPASVFSAHAPLLNPEIFDLGLPILGICYGVQLFAHFLGGRVEYSERREYGPGHLRTTGLNPLFEGLPDEFQVWNSHGDKITALPPEFSAIGVTENSPYAAIADIERRLYGLQFHPEVAHTPLGKEILENFLYRICGCRGDWTMGSFIEQTCREISARVGRDKAVLGLSGGVDSSVAAALLHRALGDRLTCIFVNNGLLRAREAETVQRVFGENFHIKLRYVDASQRFLARLRGVTDPEQKRKIIGEEFIRVFEETTRELKAHDSGPEGRYHYLAQGTLYPDVIESVAIAGNPAALIKSHHNVGGLPEKMDFELLEPLRQLFKDEVRQVGLELELPREIVFRQPFPGPGLGVRILGEITEERLSILRQADEIVVSEMKAADWYYKVWQSFAILLPIRSVGVMGDQRTYDNTVAVRIVESQDGMTADWVRIPYEILARLSTRIINEVKGVNRVCYDISSKPPSTIEWE; encoded by the coding sequence ATGAGCAGCGGCGAAGCTTTCTCCGGTTCAAAAGTGGCGATCCTGGATTTCGGATCGCAATACACGCAAGTCATCGCGCGGCGGGTGCGCGAATGCCGGGTGTATTCCGAAATCCTGCCGTTTAATGCCAACCCGAAAACGATCCGCGACAAAGGGGCGAAGGGTATCATCCTCTCCGGCGGCCCGGCCAGCGTTTTTTCCGCCCATGCGCCCTTGCTGAATCCGGAAATTTTCGACCTTGGCCTGCCGATCCTCGGCATCTGTTACGGCGTCCAGCTGTTTGCCCATTTTCTAGGCGGCCGGGTCGAGTATTCGGAACGCCGGGAGTATGGTCCGGGCCACCTGAGGACCACCGGCCTGAACCCCCTTTTCGAGGGATTACCCGACGAGTTCCAGGTCTGGAACAGCCATGGGGATAAGATCACCGCGTTGCCCCCGGAATTTTCGGCTATCGGCGTCACCGAGAATTCACCGTATGCCGCCATCGCGGACATCGAGCGCAGACTCTACGGCCTGCAGTTCCATCCGGAGGTCGCGCACACGCCGCTGGGCAAGGAAATCCTGGAGAATTTTCTCTACCGTATCTGCGGCTGCCGCGGCGACTGGACCATGGGTTCCTTCATCGAGCAAACCTGCCGCGAAATCAGCGCCCGCGTTGGCCGGGACAAGGCCGTGCTTGGCCTATCGGGCGGTGTCGATTCATCCGTGGCCGCCGCCCTCCTCCACCGCGCGCTGGGGGATCGCCTGACGTGCATTTTCGTCAATAACGGGTTGTTGCGGGCGCGCGAGGCCGAAACGGTGCAAAGGGTTTTCGGCGAAAATTTCCATATCAAACTGCGCTACGTGGACGCTTCCCAGCGTTTCCTGGCCAGGTTGCGCGGCGTGACCGACCCGGAACAAAAACGCAAAATCATCGGCGAGGAATTCATTCGCGTCTTCGAGGAGACGACGCGCGAATTAAAGGCGCATGACTCCGGCCCGGAGGGCCGCTACCATTACCTGGCCCAGGGCACGCTCTATCCGGACGTGATCGAAAGCGTCGCCATCGCCGGCAACCCGGCCGCCCTGATCAAAAGCCATCATAACGTCGGTGGATTACCCGAAAAGATGGACTTCGAGCTCCTCGAACCGCTGCGCCAGCTGTTCAAGGACGAAGTCAGGCAGGTCGGGCTCGAGCTTGAGCTGCCGCGCGAAATCGTGTTCCGCCAGCCCTTTCCAGGGCCCGGCCTCGGCGTTCGAATCCTGGGTGAAATCACCGAAGAACGGCTTTCCATTCTGCGGCAGGCCGATGAGATCGTCGTCAGTGAGATGAAGGCCGCCGATTGGTACTACAAGGTCTGGCAATCCTTCGCCATTCTGCTCCCCATACGCTCCGTCGGGGTAATGGGCGACCAGCGGACGTACGATAACACCGTGGCGGTGCGCATCGTCGAAAGCCAGGACGGAATGACGGCCGATTGGGTCCGGATTCCGTACGAGATCCTTGCCCGGCTCTCCACCCGCATCATCAATGAGGTGAAGGGCGTAAACCGCGTTTGCTACGACATCTCCAGCAAACCCCCCAGCACGATCGAGTGGGAGTAA
- a CDS encoding leucyl/phenylalanyl-tRNA--protein transferase, producing MGVKLRVRGKSKVIPPALLLEGYCSGIFPMGTDHGEIAWFSPDPRGIIPLDGFHIPHGLKRTLKKGLFEVRINQAFEEVIRACAARNETWISKEIIASYLNLHQLGYAHSVETWREGRLAGGLYGVGLYGAFFGESMFHYETDASKVALVALVHRLQERQYRLLDTQYITPHLQTFGAVEISRTKYLRLLRQALVLDCRFV from the coding sequence ATGGGTGTTAAGTTGCGAGTAAGAGGAAAGTCTAAAGTGATTCCGCCTGCACTCCTTCTGGAAGGGTACTGCAGCGGCATTTTCCCGATGGGGACTGACCACGGCGAAATCGCGTGGTTTTCGCCGGACCCGCGCGGCATCATCCCGTTGGACGGGTTTCACATTCCGCACGGCCTCAAGCGAACCTTGAAAAAGGGGCTTTTTGAAGTGCGGATAAATCAGGCGTTCGAAGAGGTGATTCGTGCGTGCGCCGCCCGGAACGAGACGTGGATCAGCAAGGAAATCATTGCCAGTTACCTTAACCTGCACCAACTGGGTTATGCGCACTCGGTGGAGACCTGGCGGGAGGGGCGCCTGGCGGGCGGCCTTTACGGCGTAGGCCTTTACGGGGCATTTTTTGGCGAGTCGATGTTTCACTACGAAACCGACGCTTCGAAGGTTGCCTTGGTGGCGCTGGTTCACCGTTTGCAGGAGCGCCAATACCGGCTCCTTGATACCCAGTACATTACCCCTCACCTTCAGACCTTCGGTGCAGTGGAAATTTCCCGGACCAAGTACCTGCGCTTGCTCCGGCAAGCCCTGGTACTCGACTGCAGGTTTGTGTAA
- a CDS encoding MFS transporter, producing MPIRNRAFGLLWLFSCTSGSLVSAQEVAVRWLVHRVSASTFLLSIIPSVSSIAFFLVTFPGGILADRWPRKRLLRLVYIGLGLASAILAAVSAIPNLPAQLILCLSLVSGAGLALSAPVWAALFVEIVDEPDVEAAVALSGVQVNLSGILGPALAGLLLSQLGPRSIFLAGAMTFVGVSLSMKFLPEGRRGPPAHPPTLKEAVAEVKRVIERRAQIRTVLFRNLLFNFFISLVPALLPTFALQVLKMSSGELGLLFTALGIGSVVGGILMVPILQKKLSPNAITVVACALLIIVFYLIGFVRQRALFLAVAAVAGGSWTLAATEIWAVGQRATPDASRGRINAILMMTGSGAMALGGLIWAAVATTAGLENAIHIAAISLLISLPFRIWWPLEKKKVTGNE from the coding sequence TTGCCGATCAGGAACCGGGCCTTCGGGCTTTTATGGCTGTTCAGCTGTACTTCGGGCAGCCTTGTGTCGGCGCAGGAGGTCGCGGTGCGCTGGCTGGTGCACCGGGTTTCAGCCTCTACGTTCCTGCTGTCGATCATACCGAGCGTGTCGTCCATAGCGTTCTTCCTGGTCACGTTTCCAGGCGGGATCCTGGCTGATCGCTGGCCTCGAAAACGGCTGCTTCGTCTGGTTTACATTGGGCTTGGGTTGGCGTCGGCGATACTTGCCGCCGTCAGCGCGATTCCAAACCTGCCGGCCCAATTAATCTTGTGCTTGTCGCTGGTCTCCGGCGCCGGGCTGGCCTTGAGTGCCCCGGTCTGGGCGGCCTTGTTCGTGGAAATCGTGGATGAACCGGACGTGGAGGCGGCGGTGGCCCTGAGCGGGGTGCAGGTTAACCTTTCCGGTATCCTGGGACCGGCGTTGGCCGGGTTGCTGCTGTCGCAACTCGGTCCCAGGTCGATCTTTTTGGCCGGCGCCATGACCTTCGTGGGCGTGTCGCTTTCCATGAAATTCCTGCCGGAAGGGCGGAGAGGGCCGCCGGCACATCCGCCTACCCTGAAGGAGGCGGTCGCGGAAGTTAAACGCGTCATCGAGCGCCGCGCTCAGATTCGGACGGTGCTCTTTCGGAACCTTCTCTTCAACTTCTTCATTTCGCTCGTCCCGGCGTTGCTCCCGACCTTCGCGTTGCAAGTGCTTAAAATGAGTTCCGGCGAACTCGGGCTGCTTTTTACCGCGCTCGGGATCGGATCCGTCGTCGGGGGCATCCTCATGGTGCCGATCCTGCAGAAGAAACTCTCACCCAACGCCATCACCGTGGTGGCGTGCGCCTTGTTGATCATCGTCTTTTATTTGATCGGCTTCGTCCGGCAGAGAGCTCTCTTTTTGGCGGTTGCCGCCGTAGCCGGTGGTTCCTGGACGCTGGCGGCCACCGAGATCTGGGCAGTCGGCCAGCGGGCGACCCCGGACGCCTCACGCGGCAGGATCAACGCCATCCTGATGATGACCGGCAGCGGGGCGATGGCATTAGGGGGCCTGATCTGGGCCGCCGTGGCCACGACCGCGGGACTCGAGAACGCCATTCATATCGCCGCGATCAGCCTGCTGATCTCGCTGCCTTTCCGGATATGGTGGCCGCTGGAGAAGAAGAAGGTAACGGGTAACGAGTAA
- a CDS encoding ATP-binding cassette domain-containing protein, with protein MPIISVRDLLVQRSGNIILEGLNWEVQENEHWVVLGANGSGKTSLLSCVTGYLTPSRGRICVLGREYGHSDWRELRKEVGLVSSSIRHFIEDGQTALEVVASGRTAELNLWHKPKAALREAALSVLRQVEAEPLAGRPWLYLSQGERQRTLIGRALMAQFRILILDEPCAGLDPVARERFLDFIRRLALAPETPNLVMVTHHVEEILPCFSRALVLHRGKILVQGPSNKVITSPVLSTAFEAEIKVLRRQARFELQVGTRRAQRENAGTT; from the coding sequence ATGCCTATCATTTCCGTTCGCGACCTGCTTGTCCAACGAAGCGGCAACATCATTCTGGAAGGCCTGAACTGGGAGGTACAGGAAAACGAACATTGGGTGGTGCTGGGCGCCAACGGCTCAGGCAAGACCAGCCTGTTGAGCTGCGTTACGGGGTACCTGACGCCATCCCGCGGCAGGATCTGCGTTCTGGGCCGGGAATACGGCCACAGCGACTGGCGTGAACTGCGCAAGGAGGTAGGTCTGGTGAGCTCAAGCATCCGGCACTTTATTGAGGATGGACAGACGGCGCTGGAGGTTGTCGCCAGCGGCCGCACGGCGGAACTGAACCTGTGGCATAAGCCTAAGGCGGCTCTTCGCGAAGCCGCCTTATCGGTTCTCCGCCAGGTTGAGGCTGAACCGCTGGCCGGCCGTCCCTGGCTTTACCTTTCCCAAGGGGAACGCCAACGCACCCTGATCGGCCGTGCGCTGATGGCGCAGTTTCGAATCCTGATTCTCGACGAGCCTTGCGCCGGGCTTGACCCGGTGGCGCGGGAACGCTTCCTGGACTTCATCCGCCGCCTGGCCCTCGCACCCGAAACTCCCAACCTGGTCATGGTTACCCATCACGTGGAAGAAATTTTGCCCTGTTTCTCGAGAGCCCTCGTCCTGCACCGGGGAAAGATCCTGGTGCAGGGTCCGTCGAACAAAGTGATTACCTCGCCAGTGCTCTCGACGGCATTTGAAGCGGAGATCAAGGTGCTCCGGCGCCAGGCCCGCTTTGAATTGCAAGTGGGCACACGGCGGGCACAGCGGGAGAATGCGGGCACAACGTAA
- a CDS encoding efflux RND transporter periplasmic adaptor subunit, whose protein sequence is MLRPRFPLFLIPLALLPGCGERPPPGATGQAPPPKNVLVTQVSTQDVPIQLHEFGRITSPESVDVKPQVSGRITEVHFKDGQEVKKGDPLFVIDPRPFQADLEQSQGQLEADQGQLQLAQRNLQRDEQIGKQRFVSEQQIDQDRTQVQNFQGAITKDQAAIELARLNLEYSQVRAPVDGRTGRRLVDMGNYVATGGATLVNIQRQDPVYVDFNISENDLARLRENLAGHTLRVDVDSPAKPEVTKSGSLSFLDNAVSTQAGTVLLRATIPNEDRYLWPGQYVNVALTLQVLRSALVVPSQTVQLGGKGPFLFVIKPDHTAEQRLVTQGPHFGDATVVSKGVQAGETVVVEGQLALANGMKVNPAPYKANGSETPPPDGGHDVTENNPGTGPDQRPKPTPAQEVKSAL, encoded by the coding sequence ATGCTGCGCCCGCGATTCCCCCTGTTTTTGATTCCCCTGGCTCTCCTTCCCGGCTGCGGCGAGCGACCACCACCGGGCGCGACGGGCCAGGCACCGCCCCCTAAGAACGTGCTCGTGACGCAGGTCAGCACTCAGGACGTGCCGATCCAGTTGCATGAATTCGGCCGGATCACGTCGCCGGAATCAGTTGACGTAAAGCCGCAGGTGAGCGGGCGAATTACCGAAGTGCATTTCAAGGATGGCCAGGAGGTGAAAAAGGGAGACCCGCTTTTCGTCATCGATCCGCGGCCGTTCCAGGCTGATCTTGAGCAGTCCCAAGGCCAATTGGAGGCCGACCAGGGGCAACTGCAGCTGGCGCAGCGCAACCTGCAACGGGATGAGCAGATCGGCAAACAACGGTTTGTGTCGGAGCAGCAGATCGACCAGGACCGCACCCAGGTTCAGAACTTTCAGGGCGCCATAACCAAGGATCAAGCGGCCATTGAACTGGCCAGGCTCAACCTGGAGTACAGCCAGGTGCGTGCGCCGGTGGACGGGCGGACCGGCAGACGGTTGGTGGACATGGGCAATTACGTGGCGACGGGCGGGGCAACGCTGGTAAACATTCAACGGCAAGACCCGGTCTACGTCGACTTCAACATTTCGGAGAACGATCTGGCGCGGCTTCGAGAAAATCTGGCGGGCCATACCCTTAGGGTCGACGTGGACTCACCGGCGAAACCGGAGGTCACGAAATCGGGTTCATTAAGTTTTCTCGACAACGCGGTCTCGACGCAAGCCGGGACGGTGCTGTTGCGGGCGACGATCCCGAATGAAGACCGTTACCTCTGGCCGGGACAGTATGTGAACGTGGCCCTGACCCTGCAGGTGCTGAGAAGCGCCTTGGTGGTTCCGAGCCAGACGGTCCAGTTGGGCGGCAAAGGGCCTTTCCTTTTCGTGATCAAGCCGGATCATACCGCTGAGCAACGGCTGGTGACGCAGGGTCCGCATTTCGGCGACGCGACGGTGGTTTCGAAGGGCGTGCAGGCAGGTGAAACCGTGGTGGTTGAGGGTCAGCTCGCGCTCGCCAACGGCATGAAGGTTAACCCGGCGCCCTATAAGGCGAATGGGTCCGAAACGCCTCCTCCGGACGGGGGACACGACGTGACGGAAAACAATCCGGGCACCGGTCCTGATCAGCGGCCGAAACCGACCCCGGCCCAGGAGGTCAAGTCGGCGCTGTGA